In the genome of Candidatus Poribacteria bacterium, the window CGGGAAATCTTTGCGGATGCCTTCCACATCAAGCGGACGAAAGTGCGCAGTATGCATTATGTTTATCACCCTATGTAGGGCAAGCACACTCTTTTGAGCGTGCCCGCCATTGGAGATCCATTCAATACACTATCGGCTCGGGAAACCAATATTAACAGCAGATGGTCCGTGGTCCTCACACGCCTGATCCGTTGGTACATCGGTTTCAGCATCGCTGGATTTGACGATCCCTTCCGAAACCAAATAGTGTTCCACTTCATCGCCACTGACATCGGCAAGCATCACGTCGTCAATTTGGACGCATGGCTGATAGGGTTGCCGCGTCTTCTGAACCATTTCACGATAGTTGTTTTCGTTGTTAATGATGTCTCTATCTTCATAGTCTAAACCGTATTTGGCGAAGATCGCACGGACACCATTGCTCCATCCGCAGACGGGCTTCATGTAAGCGATAATTTTCGGTTGACTCATGATGAGTTTCTCCTTTTTTTATGGTTTTCAGTTGTCAGTCTTCAGTTATCAGTCAATTTCTCGTGGATGGTTGGTTTGATGTACCTGCCACAACACACTTCTTGTAACTGAGCACTGATAACTATTCGCCGAAAAGTGTTAGGTAAACCCAACGCCTCTTTAACTGAAAACTGATAACCGTTAACTGGTAACTAATTTGCGCGTAATAGATGTACCCAATTCTTCGCGCACAGATTCTAACGGGATACGTTCCATGACAGGTTCAAAGAACCCTTCAACAATTAGTTTTTCTGCTTCTGTATAAGGCAAACCACGACTCATTAGGTAAAAGACCTGCTCGGCATCAATTTTTCCGGCAGTTGCGCCGTGTGTACAACGCACCTCATGCGCCTGAATCTCTAATCCGGGCAAAGTATCGGCATGCGCACGTTCACTGAGCAGGAGATTATCGTTTTTCTGATAGGCATCGGTATGGTTCGCTGACGGATAGACGTATATATTTCCACCCCATGCAGCCTGCGCTCTGTCTTTGAGGACAGTCC includes:
- a CDS encoding glutaredoxin, yielding MSQPKIIAYMKPVCGWSNGVRAIFAKYGLDYEDRDIINNENNYREMVQKTRQPYQPCVQIDDVMLADVSGDEVEHYLVSEGIVKSSDAETDVPTDQACEDHGPSAVNIGFPSR